The following coding sequences lie in one Miscanthus floridulus cultivar M001 chromosome 9, ASM1932011v1, whole genome shotgun sequence genomic window:
- the LOC136481182 gene encoding exocyst complex component EXO70C1-like: MDRIPVAPLKSSSFSAATSREEKLARNLSLGPIKLNEHIKEAQKEKAAAVDNAGEAGADAVPEEAAEPDLAALSAEIDAFLAAPRDGDAPPAVSEVTLDRFASAVEQEIAQSEGTDNKWAPNEAGDAPPLLAAIKRLAALASALTADNTAPGGATTYTIGVHRVTGVLHRAMTFVEDEFHGMLEDPRVAKVAPQAADTGSATGRSMKRPPSFGHGAELDRCVVPTAFGDASPPFPSETVGRLRAMAEAMFAAGYETECTQVFLVARRNALDASLQSLGYEKASIDDVVKMPREALESEIATWIKAFRHTVEVDLPGERDLCARVFAAGGQQRCLGRDIFADLAHCAMLHLLNFTEAVVLTKRAAEKLFKVLDMYEAVRDAVPLVDAFLVPPAADDGEGKGAGAWGPVATADEDGGVSGSASTALVDLKHELASVRTRLGESAAAIFCDLESSIRADAGKQPVPGGAVHPLTRYLMNYLKYACEYKKTLEQVFQEYRRPDDDDDAEHGGGGGRGDPFTAQLMEVMELLHGNLEAKSRLYKDPSLSSIFLMNNGRYMLQKIRGSPEINAVVGEAWSRKRSTDLRQYHKNYQRETWSRVLNLLRDDGVITVKGHVQKQVLKDRFKQFNAAMDEIQRTQGSWVVSDEQLQSELRVSIAAVIVPAYRSFLGRFSQHFTAGRQTEKYVKLSGEDLEAIIEELFDGNAVSMPRRRT; the protein is encoded by the coding sequence ATGGACAGGATCCCCGTCGCGCCGCTCAAGTCCAGCAGCTTCTCGGCGGCCACCTCCCGCGAGGAGAAGCTCGCCCGCAACCTCTCCCTCGGCCCCATCAAGCTCAACGAGCACATCAAGGAGGCGCAGAAGGAGAAAGCAGCCGCCGTCGACAATGCCGGCGAGGCGGGGGCCGACGCCGTGCCCGAGGAGGCCGCGGAGCCGGACCTCGCCGCGCTGTCGGCGGAGATCGACGCGTTCCTTGCGGCCCCCAGGGACGGTGACGCGCCGCCAGCCGTGTCGGAGGTGACGCTGGACAGGTTCGCCAGCGCCGTCGAGCAGGAGATTGCGCAGTCGGAGGGGACCGACAATAAGTGGGCGCCGAACGAGGCCGGGGATGCGCCGCCGCTCCTCGCCGCGATCAAGCGCCTGGCTGCGCTCGCGTCCGCGCTCACCGCGGACAACACTGCGCCCGGCGGCGCCACCACGTACACCATCGGGGTGCACCGCGTCACCGGCGTGCTGCACCGCGCCATGACGTTCGTGGAGGACGAGTTCCACGGGATGCTGGAGGACCCCCGCGTCGCCAAGGTGGCGCCGCAGGCCGCCGACACGGGCAGCGCCACGGGCAGGTCGATGAAGCGGCCGCCGTCGTTCGGGCACGGCGCCGAGCTGGACCGCTGCGTCGTGCCGACCGCCTTCGGCGACGCGTCACCGCCGTTCCCTTCGGAGACCGTGGGCCGGCTCCGCGCCATGGCGGAGGCCATGTTCGCCGCGGGGTACGAGACAGAGTGCACGCAGGTGTTCCTGGTGGCGCGGCGGAACGCGCTGGACGCGTCGCTGCAGAGCCTCGGGTACGAGAAGGCGAGCATCGACGACGTGGTGAAGATGCCCAGGGAGGCGCTGGAGTCGGAGATCGCGACGTGGATCAAGGCGTTCCGGCACACTGTCGAGGTGGACCTCCCCGGCGAGCGCGACCTGTGCGCGCGCGTGTTCGCCGCCGGCGGGCAGCAAAGGTGCCTCGGGCGCGACATCTTCGCCGACCTCGCGCACTGCGCCATGCTGCACTTGCTCAACTTCACGGAGGCCGTGGTGCTGACGAAGCGCGCCGCGGAGAAGCTCTTCAAGGTACTGGACATGTACGAGGCCGTCCGCGACGCCGTCCCTCTGGTGGACGCGTTCCTCGTTCCACCGGCGGCCGACGACGGCGAGGGCAAGGGGGCCGGTGCCTGGGGGCCTGTTGCCACAGCGGACGAAGACGGCGGCGTCAGCGGCAGCGCGTCCACCGCCCTGGTTGACCTGAAGCACGAGCTGGCGTCCGTGCGCACCCGGCTGGGCGAGTCGGCGGCGGCCATCTTCTGCGATCTGGAGAGCTCCATCCGCGCGGACGCCGGGAAGCAGCCGGTGCCCGGCGGCGCGGTACACCCGCTGACACGGTACCTGATGAACTACCTCAAGTACGCGTGCGAGTACAAGAAGACGCTGGAGCAGGTGTTCCAGGAGTACCGGCgccctgacgacgacgacgacgcggagcacggcggcggcggcggccgcggggaCCCATTCACGGCGCAGCTGATGGAGGTGATGGAGCTGCTGCACGGCAACCTGGAGGCCAAGTCGCGGCTGTACAAGGACCCGTCGCTGAGCAGCATCTTCCTGATGAACAACGGGCGGTACATGCTGCAGAAGATCCGGGGCTCGCCGGAGATCAACGCCGTTGTGGGCGAGGCGTGGTCGCGGAAGCGGTCGACGGACCTGCGGCAGTACCACAAGAACTACCAGCGGGAGACGTGGAGCCGCGTGCTCAACCTGCTGCGCGACGACGGCGTGATCACCGTGAAGGGCCACGTGCAGAAGCAGGTGCTCAAGGACCGGTTCAAGCAGTTCAACGCCGCCATGGACGAGATCCAGCGGACGCAGGGGAGCTGGGTGGTGAGCGACGAGCAGCTGCAGTCGGAGCTCCGCGTTTCCATCGCCGCCGTCATCGTGCCGGCGTACCGGTCCTTCCTGGGACGGTTCTCGCAGCA